The Micromonospora violae DNA segment CCCGTCCGGGCTGCACACGCCCTCGGCGGCACCGACGATCGGGAGCGGCTGTGGCGTCGGGTGGCTCTCGGCCCACGCCTTGTCGATGACCGCGATCAGGTCGTCGAGGCCGATCGCCCCGGGCACGGCGAAGCGGCCGTCGAACACCAGGAACGGCGCGCCCCGTGCTCCGAGGCGCTGCGCCTCACGCTGGTCGGCCGCCACCCGGGCCCGGTAGCGGCGGCTTCGCAGGGCCTCGGTGGAACCGGCGCGGTCCAGGCCCATTTCGGCGGCGAAATCGAGCACATCCTCGGCGGTCCACAGCTTGCGGGCCTGTCCGAAGTGCGCGCGGAACATCGCCGTCCAGACCTCGTTGCCACGACCCTGGTCGGTCGCGTAGGCGAGCAGTTCGTGGGCAAAATCTGTCGGCCCGAGCGTGCGGTCCACCGCGTGGTACGGCGTCAGGCCCTCCGCCTCGGCGGCCCGCTCGATGGGCCGCAGGACCCGCTCGACGGTCGTCGCGGGCGCCCCGGCCATCGTGATCAGCTCCCGTTGGCTGACACCCGTGCGGGGCAGGTCGGGGTGCAGCTGGAACGACCGGTGGATCACCCGCACCTGATCGCCGTACGGGAGCCGGTCCAGGGCCTGGTGGAGTCGGTGGTCCATCAGCCCGCAGTACGGGCAGACGATGTCGGACCAGAACTCGATCTTCATGATGTGCCTCCTCAATTCTCACTCCTTGTTCGTAGTGCCATCATGCATGAGAATTGGAGGGCCACAAAAGGTACATTCATGTGCGTACCAAGAGGCTGGGAGAGGTGGCGGAATGGGTTCCGAGGACCTTCGACGCAGGCGCACCAACGTCCGGGCGAACGTCCGGGCCGCTCCGGGGCCCTGCGCGCACTGGAACGACGAGGACG contains these protein-coding regions:
- a CDS encoding DsbA family oxidoreductase, producing MKIEFWSDIVCPYCGLMDHRLHQALDRLPYGDQVRVIHRSFQLHPDLPRTGVSQRELITMAGAPATTVERVLRPIERAAEAEGLTPYHAVDRTLGPTDFAHELLAYATDQGRGNEVWTAMFRAHFGQARKLWTAEDVLDFAAEMGLDRAGSTEALRSRRYRARVAADQREAQRLGARGAPFLVFDGRFAVPGAIGLDDLIAVIDKAWAESHPTPQPLPIVGAAEGVCSPDGCAVPDRTT